From the Lathyrus oleraceus cultivar Zhongwan6 chromosome 4, CAAS_Psat_ZW6_1.0, whole genome shotgun sequence genome, one window contains:
- the LOC127137829 gene encoding uncharacterized protein LOC127137829, which translates to MSYAELYPSLLQKGLVVPRPMGPPPDRLPPWYNPNAHCPFHEGAPGHDLEGCYALKHRVRELIESKILSFKDMGPNVKNNPLPPHGDPAVNAIEDASTVAMVEKVEDVKIPLAAFYARLVEAGLVNVDHNNCEECATHPRGCQVVRDNIQNLMDEGVLQISSVVKNEDVLVIEPCFNLPEPVEIPYYSGGVVPVNSKPSPVEICMPTPFPYESTKVVPWKYEITVVDKVVEGSTDAEVIEAISEDVTNIVGMSRMTRSGRIYTPEFNVTPQGPNKESTVVAPTKEPEVVQSEDAVEFLKLIKRSDYKVVDQLHQTPSKISILSLLLNSQAHREAFLKVLAQVHVTQGITIDQFDGVVANITACNTLSSSGEELPEDGQNHNRALHISGQLPPPYIKK; encoded by the exons ATGTCGTACGctgagctttatccctccttgttgcAAAAGGGTTTGGTGGTTCCCAGGCCTATGGGACCTCCACCTGATCGTCTTCCCCCATGGTATAACCCTAATGCACACTGTCCTTTTCATGAAGGTGCCCCCGGGCATGACCTAGAGGGTTGTTACGCTCTAAAGCATAGGGTTCGTGAACTGATTGAGAGCAAGATCTTGTCTTTTAAGGACATGGGACCGAAtgtgaagaacaatcctcttcctCCCCATGGAGATCCTGCGGTGAATGCCATTGAAGATGCATCTACTGTTGCTATGGTTGAGAAGGTGGAGGATGTTAAGATTCCTTTGGCAGCATTCTATGCCCGATTGGTGGAAGCTGGCCTGGTTAATGTTGATCATAACAACTGTGAAGAGTGTGCCACACACCCAAGAGGATGTCAGGTGGTACGAGACAATATCCAAAACTTGATGGATGAAGGAGTGCTTCAAATATCCAGTGTTGTGAAGAACGAGGATGTGTTGGTAATTGAACCTTGTTTCAATTTACCTGAACCAGTTGAAATCCCATATTATAGTGGTGGAGTGGTTCCAGTGAATAGTAAGCCGTCGCCTGTGGAAATATGTATGCCCACGCCTTTTCCCTACGAGAGCACCAAGGTTGTGCCTTGGAAATATGAGATTACTGTTGTGGATAAGGTTGTTGAAGGAAGTACAGACGCTGAAGTGATAGAAGCTATAAGTGAAGACGTCACCAATATTGTAGGAATGAGCAGAATGACCCGTAGCGGTCGAATCTATACGCCTGAATTCAATGTGACTCCTCAAGGGCCAAACAAGGAATCAACAGTTGTAGCTCCCACTAAAGAACCCGAAGTGGTTCAATCCGAAGATGCTGTTGAATTCTTGAAGTTGATCAAGAGAAGTGATTACAAGGTTGTGGACCAGTTGCATCAAACGCCGTCTAAGATCTCTATTTTATCTCTGTTGTTGAATTCCCAAGCCCATAGGGAAGCTTTTTTGAAGGTACTTGCTCAAGTTCATGTAACGCAAGGCATAACAATAGACCAATTTGATGGAGTAGTTGCAAATATCACGGCCTGCAATACTTTGAGTTCCAGTGGAGAGGAATTACCTGAGGATGGACAAAATCATAATCGTGCCCTCCATATCTCG ggGCAGTTACCTCCACCTTACATCAAAAAATGA
- the LOC127137828 gene encoding uncharacterized protein LOC127137828: MVGQEQESARVRAELDEIKGGMSQMREMLQALTFRFEIPQATVISETTDPAVEVPPQRTLPSTLPPYGLPYDFVPRAEVVHEMGQSVQQAVPLPVYTVAHPVIHTVVPPAAYAMHIPHYEDQNHMYQTVDSTVAGEEVRLEDFREVKENMQLLEKKFRDLEGDHVFGSAAKEMCLVSGLVIPAKFKTPDFDKYKGHTCPKIHLIMYYRKMAAHVEDDKLMIHCFQDSLSGAPSKWYLSLDQNRIKCFQDLSDAFIKHYKYNMDMAPDRR; encoded by the coding sequence ATGGTTGGACAAGAACAAGAGAGCGCCCGAGTTAGAGCTGAACTAGACGAAATCAAAGGAGGCATGTCCCAGATGCGAGAGATGCTGCAAGCTTTAACCTTCAGGTTTGAGATTCCACAAGCGACCGTGATTTCAGAGACCACGGACCCAGCAGTAGAAGTCCCGCCTCAGAGGACGTTACCCTCAACCCTTCCTCCGTATGGGCTACCTTATGACTTCGTCCCCCGAGCGGAGGTGGTGCACGAAATGGGGCAATCTGTCCAACAAGCCGTGCCATTACCGGTTTACACTGTCGCACATCCAGTCATCCATACTGTGGTCCCACCAGCTGCCTATGCTATGCATATTCCTcattatgaagatcaaaaccACATGTATCAGACTGTCGACTCAACCGTTGCCGGTGAAGAAGTAAGGCTTGAGGATTTCAGAGAAGTAAAGGAGAACATGCAGCTCCTCGAGAAGAAATTTCGAGATCTAGAGGGAGACCACGTGTTTGGATCTGCTGCCAAAGAAATGTGCCTTGTATCCGGGTTGGTGATTCCAGCAAAATTCAAAACTCCAGACTTCGACAAATACAAGGGGCATACTTGTCCAAAGATccatctcatcatgtattacCGCAAAATGGCTGCACACGTAGAGGACGACAAGCTGATGATCCACTGCTTTCAAGACAGCTTGAGTGGGGCTCCTTCCAAGTGGTATTTGAGTCTGGATCAGAATAGGATCAAGTGTTTCCAAGACCTGTCAGACGCGTTCATAAAACattacaaatataatatggacatggcgcctgacagaagATAG